From the genome of Sulfurovum sp. NBC37-1, one region includes:
- a CDS encoding carbon-nitrogen hydrolase family protein, producing MASSRQLVVAALQLPTLGMNATRLEFYLKQANSRGADVILLGEYVLNHFFKEFATIAPNMVKEQSRKHMELLKSLAVKYDIVFIAPIIVTKKDGYHKTIVKVTPKHTKYYEQQILLPYAHWNEKKFFANKILPLKTPMTFMIKGFKIMVMAGFELHFDPFWQAVTQKKIDLVLLPTASTFGSHNRWREIIKTKAFLHGCFILRANRLGEYSDNEVKWKFYGDTMLVSPEGEVEMMLEDKESMLVEVIDKAQVTEHRKSWGFERELKQRQDLSE from the coding sequence ATGGCTTCTTCCAGACAGCTTGTCGTAGCCGCGCTGCAACTACCGACACTGGGTATGAATGCGACACGTCTTGAATTCTACCTCAAACAGGCGAACAGCAGAGGTGCGGATGTGATACTGCTCGGTGAATATGTACTGAATCATTTCTTTAAAGAATTCGCTACCATAGCACCCAATATGGTTAAAGAGCAGAGCCGCAAACATATGGAACTCTTGAAAAGCCTTGCTGTAAAATATGACATTGTTTTTATTGCACCGATCATCGTCACCAAAAAAGACGGCTATCACAAAACCATTGTGAAGGTCACACCCAAACATACCAAATACTACGAACAGCAGATCCTGCTTCCCTATGCGCACTGGAATGAAAAGAAATTCTTTGCCAATAAAATACTTCCTCTCAAGACCCCTATGACATTTATGATCAAAGGTTTCAAGATCATGGTTATGGCAGGGTTCGAATTGCACTTCGATCCGTTCTGGCAGGCAGTCACACAAAAAAAGATCGACCTGGTCCTGCTTCCTACCGCTTCGACGTTCGGTTCGCATAACCGATGGAGAGAGATCATCAAGACCAAAGCTTTTTTGCATGGTTGTTTCATTCTCAGAGCCAACCGCCTGGGAGAATACAGCGACAACGAAGTCAAGTGGAAGTTCTACGGTGATACTATGCTGGTCTCTCCTGAAGGAGAAGTGGAGATGATGCTTGAAGACAAAGAGTCCATGCTCGTAGAGGTCATAGATAAAGCCCAGGTTACAGAACATCGGAAAAGCTGGGGATTTGAGAGAGAGCTTAAACAACGCCAGGATCTAAGTGAATAG
- the xseB gene encoding exodeoxyribonuclease VII small subunit, which yields MKTETFEEKLAYSKELLEKLMDPEITLEESVKLYEEGLKNIKEAQKLIEEAKTKITVIDQENQHLSEDDS from the coding sequence ATGAAAACAGAAACATTTGAAGAGAAACTGGCATATTCCAAAGAGCTGCTTGAAAAGCTGATGGACCCTGAGATCACATTGGAAGAGTCCGTCAAACTGTATGAAGAAGGACTGAAGAACATTAAAGAAGCCCAAAAACTCATCGAAGAGGCAAAAACAAAGATCACTGTGATCGATCAGGAAAATCAGCATCTTTCCGAGGACGACTCCTAA
- a CDS encoding RidA family protein, which produces MARIVETDEAPKAIGPYSQAIVANGLVYTSGQIALMADGNMETRGVEQQTHQVIKNLFYVLAAAGAQFSDVIKTTIYLADMKDFETVNKVYAHYFGTHKPARSTVAVRSLPKNALVEIECIAFADRHVDFG; this is translated from the coding sequence ATGGCTAGAATTGTAGAAACAGATGAAGCACCAAAGGCGATAGGCCCCTATTCACAGGCGATCGTTGCAAACGGACTGGTATATACCTCGGGACAAATCGCATTGATGGCGGACGGTAATATGGAAACACGCGGAGTAGAACAGCAGACACATCAGGTTATTAAGAACCTTTTTTATGTACTGGCTGCTGCCGGTGCACAGTTTTCTGATGTGATCAAAACGACGATCTATCTTGCTGATATGAAAGATTTTGAAACAGTGAACAAAGTATATGCTCATTATTTCGGTACCCATAAACCGGCAAGAAGTACGGTCGCTGTCAGATCCTTGCCCAAAAATGCACTTGTTGAGATCGAATGTATCGCATTCGCAGACCGTCATGTTGATTTCGGGTAA
- a CDS encoding HesA/MoeB/ThiF family protein: MPTIENIPTPEEYFNRQIQLWGENTQKSLQAKKIAIIGSGGLGSTLAMALGTSGIGEIHMVDFDTVSIHNIHRQIAFTLSDEGKNKARAIVKLIESKNPFVKAVAFDMPFDDFKEMGNRYDLILDATDNLPVRGEIDKHAKASNTPWIYASVEEFNGQVCFFDEADFQVFNISDHKPGGIAAPIVMHIGSLQANLALRYLAGLPVVKDKLYYLYFNEEGELVTQKFGMPKA; this comes from the coding sequence ATGCCTACGATAGAAAACATTCCCACTCCGGAAGAATACTTCAACAGACAGATACAGCTTTGGGGGGAGAATACCCAAAAATCTCTACAGGCCAAGAAGATCGCCATTATCGGTTCGGGCGGATTGGGGTCGACACTGGCAATGGCTCTGGGTACCTCAGGTATCGGTGAGATACATATGGTCGATTTCGATACAGTTTCTATTCATAACATTCACAGACAGATCGCCTTTACACTTTCGGATGAAGGTAAGAACAAGGCCAGAGCGATAGTCAAACTCATTGAGTCAAAGAACCCTTTTGTAAAAGCAGTGGCTTTTGATATGCCTTTTGATGATTTCAAAGAGATGGGGAACCGTTATGACCTCATTCTTGATGCAACGGACAATCTTCCTGTCAGGGGAGAGATAGACAAACATGCCAAAGCAAGCAATACACCCTGGATCTATGCTTCGGTAGAGGAGTTTAATGGGCAGGTCTGCTTCTTTGATGAGGCTGATTTTCAGGTCTTCAACATCTCTGATCATAAACCCGGAGGTATTGCCGCTCCGATTGTGATGCATATCGGTTCTCTTCAGGCCAACCTGGCGCTGCGTTATCTTGCCGGCCTGCCTGTAGTCAAAGACAAGCTCTATTATCTTTATTTTAATGAAGAAGGTGAATTGGTCACCCAGAAATTCGGCATGCCAAAAGCATAG
- a CDS encoding homoserine O-acetyltransferase MetX, whose product MKIETKTAHFSSPLYLESGRILEPYEVAYETYGELNEDKSNVVLVCHALSGSHHAAGTYEGDRKPGWWDGLIGEGKAIDTTKYFVICTNVVGSCFGSTGPMSESYPSLEPYRLKFPVVTIKDMIRAQMQLLSSLGIYHLKAIVGGSMGGMQALQFSVDYPNLADHVISLAATYATRPWTIAFNKVAVEAIRRDPRFEHGNYAKDAFEEEGLDGLAIGRIAGHISYLSPTSMDEKFGRNYVSNDGLFELFGRYEVERYMEYNTNNFSRIFDPLSYLYIVKAINTFNLSRGYDSLHEAIMRIKANVHLISFSSDYLFFPSEMEHIARMMERNGQKYSYLEVDSDYGHDAFLVELDKFSQHIADVLKH is encoded by the coding sequence ATGAAAATCGAAACGAAAACAGCACATTTCTCTTCACCCCTGTACCTTGAAAGTGGGCGTATTCTGGAGCCGTACGAAGTAGCGTATGAGACTTACGGTGAACTGAATGAAGACAAGTCCAATGTCGTACTGGTCTGCCATGCGCTGAGCGGTTCACATCATGCTGCAGGAACGTATGAAGGCGACAGAAAACCGGGCTGGTGGGATGGACTTATCGGTGAGGGAAAGGCAATTGATACGACAAAGTATTTTGTCATCTGTACCAATGTGGTGGGTTCGTGTTTTGGCAGTACGGGGCCGATGAGTGAGAGTTACCCTTCGCTGGAACCGTATCGTCTGAAGTTCCCCGTGGTGACCATCAAAGATATGATAAGAGCACAAATGCAGTTGCTTTCTTCACTGGGTATCTACCATCTCAAAGCGATCGTAGGTGGTTCAATGGGCGGTATGCAGGCACTTCAGTTTTCAGTGGATTATCCCAATCTTGCGGATCATGTCATTTCGCTGGCGGCTACCTATGCGACACGTCCCTGGACCATCGCATTCAACAAGGTGGCGGTTGAGGCCATCCGAAGGGATCCGCGCTTTGAACATGGTAACTATGCCAAGGATGCTTTTGAAGAAGAGGGACTGGACGGATTGGCCATTGGGCGTATTGCAGGACATATCTCCTACCTTTCCCCGACATCCATGGATGAGAAGTTCGGCAGGAACTATGTCAGTAATGACGGTCTTTTCGAACTTTTTGGACGCTATGAAGTGGAACGGTATATGGAATACAATACCAACAACTTCTCACGTATCTTCGACCCTCTTTCCTACCTCTATATTGTCAAGGCGATCAATACATTCAACTTGAGCAGGGGGTATGATTCACTTCATGAGGCGATTATGAGGATCAAGGCGAATGTACATCTGATCTCCTTCTCTTCAGATTATCTTTTTTTCCCTTCGGAGATGGAGCATATTGCCAGAATGATGGAACGTAATGGTCAGAAATACAGCTACCTGGAAGTGGACAGTGACTATGGACATGATGCGTTTTTGGTAGAATTGGACAAGTTTAGTCAGCATATTGCAGATGTATTGAAGCATTAA